atgacatctttactaaaccaaacaaacattcatcctttgatggtaCATGTCACTTCTGTTGCAGAAAGCgacattttgttttaaattgcaaatttaaaaaactagccaatagaggatggaagcaagtttggatagcgaAGAAACAAATGTTTGAAACTGAccttccaggacccaatttaaattggggacctaaaatcaaattctgatttgtattgcaggtgtgcttgacatccaatagGCATTCTTGGTACCTGGATAgtggatgctcaaagcacatgacaggagacaagtCAAAATTCTTGTCTCTAACATTAAAGGATGGAggatttgtcaaatatggtgacaacaataaagGAAAGATTATTGGGATTGGTGatataggcaatgagtcaactacaataataaaaaatgtcttgtatgtagaaggactaaaacacaatctgctgagtataagccaactttgtgataaaggcttccaggtaagtttttcatcacaatcttgtataattgagcataaagatgacaaatgcataaagttagttggtgatagaattaataacatttatatgttagattttaattctttgccaagtactatatgctgtttgttatctaattcagatgagaCTTGGTTATAGCATAAACGTATagcacatattcatatagatcatttgaATAGACTGGTTAGTAAACAACTAGTTATAGGTCTCCCTAACAAGAAGTTTACTAAGGATAGGCTTTGTGACTCCTGTTAGAGAAGCAAACTAGTTAAAACTTCTTTTCCCTCAATAGATATGGTCAAAACCAATAGGGTTTTGCAGTTAGTGCATATGGACCTTTTTGGTCCCTCTCAAGTGAAGAGCTTTGGAGGTAACCTTTATGGATATGTGATGGTAGATGACTATTCTAGGTTCACttggacatattttctggctcacaagagtgaggcattctcaactttaaaaaatttgctacttttgttcaaaatgagaatgaccagaaaattatatcaattaaaagtgatcatggaggtgaattccaaaatgattcttttcaaaccGACTGTGAACAATATGGAATacaacacatatattctgctcctagaactccacaacaaaatggagttgtagagaggaaaaatagatccttagaagagttagctaggactatGCTTAAGGACTCGAACCttcctaagtacttttgggcagatgcaattagtacagccacacatgttgtcaatagagttctcattaggcccctgcttagaaaaactccctatgagttgtacaagggtagaaaaccaaacatttcctactttagaatctttggttgtaagtggaggaaaaatagatccttagaagagttagctaggactatGCTTAAGGACTCGAACCttcctaagtacttttgggcagatgcaattagtacagccacacatgttgtcaatagagttctcattaggccccttcCTAAGTCCTATGAGttgtacaagggtagaaaaccaaacatttgctactttagaatctttggttgtaagtgatttgtgttgaacaatgacaaagaacacctaggaaagtttgaccctaaggcagatgaatgtatctttctaggatactctcaaaccagtaaggcctatagaatctacaacaaaagaacaaagaccatagaagagtcagttcatgtaaattttgatgaattatttgcagaaaacttgaacaaaactcctcctatggttgatgactttttggatGAAGTTGTAGAGTCTGAACCATTAGAACAACCTGAAGCTGTACCTCCAACTAGAACTGACTGTATAGAACCAATAAGGACTGGTGATTTACCTagggaatggaagttcaacaaaaaccaccacatagacaacattataggggATATCTCTAAAGGAGTTGCAACAAGGAAGAACCTTATAGTAGTAGTACCttatagtagtagtagtagtagtagtagtagtagtagtagtagtagtagtagtagtaattTTGTCATATTCCTCTTTCACCCTCTGTGTTGAATCCCTAAAGTATGTTTATGTCTCTTAGCATTTGATTCCTTTGTGAAAATTTTAACgttcaataattttttagataGTTTTGTTTACTTTAAtagatttttcattaaaacaCTAAGTAGTTTATGTTTTACAAGATTTAGGATGTATTTCTTCtattagattatatattaaaattgcattttttttgttcttatttgAAGTCTATTAGATTGTTATTTAGTAGTATATTTATCATTGGGTtctgttttatttgttttacgttttatttgatttttacatTGTTATTTGTTTTCATTGGGTTCTGTTAGTCTATTACattgttatttgttttatttgtttttcattgggttcttattttttattgtagtttATTTAGATTGTTAagttttatatgttttaataatttgaagtttgttATGGGTTCTGTCATTGAATTTATAGGAATAATAATTAAGGGTGTGTAAAATAGaatattgattaaaatcaacaacatatttgaatttgttttactttttccattatattttattggtgATGAAACATAGGCATGTGGATatgttcaaaatatatattatttagattGTTAAGTTTTATTGTTAGGCATGTGGATatgttcaaaatatatattatttaggcATGTGGATATGTTCTTATTTTTCATTGTAGTTTATTTAGATtgttaagttttatttattttaataatttgaagtttgttATGGGTTCTGTTTTTCCTACGATGCATTGTTAAATTTAGCTGCAATGTCACTCTCAATCATGATTTAGTTAAGccttgtaatattttatttctaaaaaaggaagaaaattgttatttttttgaatgataCCTTAGTATactcaattaattttatatatttaatttacaaaaataatgttatagttttataaataaacattaaaaaaaaaacgttttCTATATGCTTTTAATCacatattaataatgtaatcaatgataatttatttcctcatatataaatcaatttagattaataacatattaattgGGTTGCACTATGGACTAGAAAGTTCTATATCTTCTTTTGTCACTGAATTTATAGGAATGATAATTAAGGCATGTGTAAAATAGaatattgattaaaatcaataacataTTTGAATCTGTTTTACTTTttccattatattttattggtgATGAAACTTAGGCATATGGATatgttcaaaatatatattatttagNNNNNNNNNNNNNNNNNNNNNNNNNNNNNNNNNNNNNNNNNNNNNNNNNNNNNNTTTAGATTGTTAcgctttttttttgttttaataatttgaagtttgttATGAGTTCTGTTTTTCCTATGATGCATTGTTAAATTTAGCTGCAATGTCATTCTATTAGTTAAgccttataatattttatttctaaagaaggaagaaaactgttatttttttgaatgataCCTTAGTATActctcaattaattttatatatttgatttataaaaataatgttacagttttataaataaacataaaaaaaaNNNNNNNNNNNNNNNNNNNNNNNNNNNNNNNNNNNNNNNNNNNNNNNNNNNNNNNAATCACATTAATAATGTAatcaatgataatttatttcctcatatataaatcaatttagattaataatatattaattgggtCTCACTATGGACTAGAAAGCTCCATATCTTCTTTTGTGACTGAATTTATAAGAATGATAATTAAAGCGTGTGCAAAATAGaatattgattaaaatcaacaacatatttgaatttgttttacaTTTGTTTGTTCTATATATATCCTCATTAATCATATAACAATCTGTTTATTTGTTGTAAttcttagatttttttaattagttaaatagtTTTTTGTATAGGCTtatcataatttatattatttactttttttttatagtggGAAAAATTTAGAGCTAGGTTAATACATTTTGTACTATTTTTTGACCATATAGTACAAACTCGTAcgataatttattattgtaccAACTAAACTAACCTTAGGACTTTAACCCTTTAAGATTCCTAAATCGTTACAAGCAATcttcatataaatttattaactatgGTAATTGACATTCTACTTATTTATCAATTAGAgaaactttaattttataaatgtagTTCTATAGATGCATGTATTAAATTGCCTCTAACATAGTAgttatttttcttatacttttagcTTTGAACCAGAATCCAAAGTGAGAGGTGTTATCACAAAAATATTCAAGGAAAACTTTGGAGGGGCATGGTCATGTTGGAGTAGTGTGGATGACGAAACAATGTGTGCTTGGTTAAAGGACTTTAAGGTATTTGTGTAATTTCTGATTAGTGCAATTTAGGCCATCACCGCTTATTCTATTATAGTGCAATttctgattttatttatttatttatattcatgGTTATAAGACAATTCTAACTTCCTATTATGATTATGTGTTTTAGATTACaacttttttcaaaatcatatttcttGAGATGTTCAGTTATTTTAATGTCTTTTGGATCTGttctttatgttttattttaatactaaAGATTTCTTTTTAATAGGCAAAATACAAATGGCTTGAGAAGGATGAagcaaatattaaaaaaagctTTAACAGTAGGGGATCTTTGGCCCTAAAAAATGCTTTGTTCAAGGTGTGTAATGGTGAAGATATGGGTGATTGGATTGGGGAAGAAAATTTAGAACAATTGAAAGCTCAATGGCAAGCTGAGACATGGCAAAAAATTTCTAtgattaataagaaaaataggCAATCTCAAGTTGGACACAATGTGCATAGTGGAGGATCCATAACTGCGAGAGAACATGTCAAAAAAATGGTTAGTAATCATATTTATACTAACATAATCTAATTGTTGGAATgacaatttaatcatatttataCTAACATAATGATTGTTGGTTACTTTTTTAGAGGGTAGAATTGAATAGAGAACCAACCAATTTTGAGGTTTACTAGCGACTTCATAGGCCAAAAGGGAAACCAGGTGAGTGGTTTAATGAAAAACAGGCAAAGATAGCTGTATGTATACACCATCCTTAAAGTAATGTCTttaccaaatatatatatatatatatgtgtgtgtgtgtgtgtgtgtactCTTTGAAGCCTAGCCACATTCATCACTAACAATCTCATAATGGCGAGGGTAGTAGCCAACTGTTGTTGGAGGCATAAACAAGAAAGGACGCATATTTGGATTAGGATCTCAAGCTGCAACAATCAAAGCATTCATAAAATTGTCGTCTACAGATTGTGATGTATCATCAGAAAAAGTTGTTGCTATGGAAGCTAAGATTGAAGCTTTACGATTGAACTTGAACAAAAGAATCTTGAAcaagaaattattaaaaaaaagatggCGCATTGAGAGCGGATATTTGAGAGTATTATGCCTCATTGTAATCAAAATTCTACACTTCAACCAGAAGGAGAAGGTTATAATGGAAATGACGATATGGGTGATAATATGGATGATAACCTTATGCACTGATTACTTCCATTTAgatattttgttaaatcaaatattatttgttatgttttgaacAAATTGAAAGATT
The genomic region above belongs to Cicer arietinum cultivar CDC Frontier isolate Library 1 chromosome 4, Cicar.CDCFrontier_v2.0, whole genome shotgun sequence and contains:
- the LOC113786280 gene encoding uncharacterized protein isoform X2, which produces MGYCPLLKLSFEPESKVRGVITKIFKENFGGAWSCWSSVDDETMCAWLKDFKAKYKWLEKDEANIKKSFNSRGSLALKNALFKVCNGEDMGDWIGEENLEQLKAQWQAETWQKISMINKKNRQSQVGHNVHSGGSITAREHVKKMRVELNREPTNFEVY
- the LOC113786280 gene encoding uncharacterized protein isoform X1, whose translation is MLHGMTTKNPLPLQKKKKQIYVLWQTQTQNLKMSFEPESKVRGVITKIFKENFGGAWSCWSSVDDETMCAWLKDFKAKYKWLEKDEANIKKSFNSRGSLALKNALFKVCNGEDMGDWIGEENLEQLKAQWQAETWQKISMINKKNRQSQVGHNVHSGGSITAREHVKKMRVELNREPTNFEVY